From Alteromonas australica, one genomic window encodes:
- the ureG gene encoding urease accessory protein UreG, which translates to MQKQTLRVGVGGPVGSGKTALLRSLCLAMREKYNMAVVTNDIYTHEDAQFLTKHDALEADRIIGVETGGCPHTAIREDASMNLAAIDELQSRHENLDFVLVESGGDNLSATFSPELSDLTLYVIDVSAGDKIPRKGGPGITKSDLLIINKIDIADMVGASLDVMDTDTKRMRGDKPFVFTNLKAGEGLADIINFIEVEGMLVKS; encoded by the coding sequence ATGCAAAAACAGACATTGCGTGTTGGTGTGGGTGGCCCAGTGGGGTCTGGAAAGACAGCGCTACTGCGTTCGTTATGCCTCGCTATGCGTGAAAAGTACAACATGGCCGTAGTGACCAATGATATTTATACTCACGAAGACGCCCAGTTCCTAACCAAACATGACGCACTTGAAGCCGATCGTATTATCGGTGTAGAAACCGGGGGGTGCCCCCACACGGCTATTCGAGAAGACGCCTCAATGAATCTTGCTGCCATTGATGAATTGCAATCTCGCCATGAGAATTTGGATTTTGTCTTGGTAGAAAGTGGCGGTGACAATCTCAGTGCCACCTTTAGCCCAGAACTCTCCGACTTAACGCTTTATGTGATTGATGTTTCAGCCGGGGATAAAATCCCCCGCAAAGGTGGGCCGGGTATTACCAAGTCTGATTTACTTATCATCAATAAGATAGACATTGCTGACATGGTGGGAGCCTCACTAGACGTGATGGATACGGATACAAAGCGCATGCGCGGCGATAAACCTTTTGTATTCACTAATTTAAAAGCAGGTGAAGGATTGGCTGATATCATCAACTTTATAGAAGTTGAAGGCATGTTGGTTAAATCTTAA
- a CDS encoding sensor domain-containing diguanylate cyclase, with amino-acid sequence MNQGLQRFLARIFVSLTLTVISLNAYASCNAVSPTGTPLNQPYTLKIGLQRLTLECDISAPVILSFTRDHITYSQLYTQDLISVEALTGSRKAFFIPQGRHTFYLDLSAQVPTPFAPSVQSVAQYQRFSTVHTLTLSGFVGFCLALTLYVGMLGNSVRNMGFYSYSFYILSAAIFFTLQEGLFNIGFEDLSVLNSVHLHLFFVGVTVFAAVRFLDQLLDLKVLLRQWQRNLLLYLSYIALGLAFLQLPFGFNAAVLVNMGFSVVTLLIMAIVLAAAIYAVVRKVHCSRLVLAGLSIVVLAMLARFTLDNISPFLQRYGLIIGITIEAFIFAIATAKKVKKLDEDRLTAYRKASMDTLCSVMNRSGWEGFAKELVDTHKREGGYLTVLFVDVDNFKRINDKYGHNAGDTVLQVIAKIVTNRCREQDAVGRIGGDEFVILSHCFSEGQSQRLAERIIKGLEGRDVKTANCLVPVSASVGVFITSEPSVKLDTLIQQADANMYKAKERRRRKK; translated from the coding sequence ATGAACCAAGGCTTGCAACGCTTCCTTGCACGCATATTTGTTTCACTTACGTTAACTGTAATTAGCCTCAATGCTTATGCAAGTTGCAACGCAGTTTCGCCCACAGGTACACCGCTAAATCAGCCTTACACATTGAAAATCGGTCTACAACGTTTAACGCTTGAGTGCGATATTTCAGCCCCGGTTATCCTCAGTTTTACCCGCGACCACATTACGTACAGCCAATTGTATACCCAGGATCTGATAAGTGTGGAAGCCTTAACTGGGTCTCGAAAAGCTTTTTTTATTCCCCAAGGACGACACACCTTTTATTTGGATTTAAGTGCGCAAGTGCCTACGCCCTTTGCGCCCTCCGTACAGAGTGTGGCGCAATATCAACGCTTCTCAACCGTGCATACCCTCACCCTTAGTGGTTTCGTGGGCTTTTGCTTGGCGCTTACGTTATACGTGGGAATGCTAGGAAACAGCGTGCGCAATATGGGGTTTTACTCTTACAGTTTTTATATTTTAAGTGCAGCCATTTTCTTCACGCTACAAGAAGGGCTATTTAACATCGGTTTCGAAGACCTTTCCGTGCTTAATAGCGTGCACTTACATTTGTTTTTTGTGGGCGTGACGGTGTTTGCTGCAGTGCGCTTCCTCGACCAACTTCTGGATTTAAAAGTGCTGCTGCGACAATGGCAGCGAAATCTACTTTTATACCTCTCTTACATCGCTTTAGGGTTAGCGTTTTTACAACTTCCCTTCGGGTTTAACGCAGCGGTGCTCGTCAATATGGGCTTTAGTGTGGTCACACTGCTCATTATGGCTATTGTGCTCGCTGCAGCCATTTACGCCGTTGTGAGAAAAGTACATTGTTCACGCTTAGTATTGGCGGGGCTAAGTATTGTGGTTTTGGCGATGCTCGCGCGTTTCACATTGGACAACATCAGCCCTTTTTTACAGCGTTACGGGCTTATTATTGGGATCACCATTGAAGCCTTTATTTTTGCCATTGCCACGGCGAAAAAAGTGAAAAAACTGGATGAAGATAGGCTAACTGCTTATCGAAAAGCTTCTATGGATACTCTGTGTTCGGTGATGAATAGAAGCGGTTGGGAAGGGTTTGCCAAAGAACTGGTAGACACTCACAAACGTGAAGGCGGCTACTTAACCGTGTTGTTTGTGGATGTGGACAACTTCAAGCGAATTAACGATAAATATGGACATAACGCCGGCGATACTGTTTTGCAGGTTATTGCGAAAATAGTCACAAATAGGTGCCGAGAACAAGATGCGGTGGGCCGAATAGGCGGCGATGAATTTGTCATCTTAAGCCACTGTTTTAGTGAAGGCCAATCTCAGCGCCTTGCAGAGCGCATTATTAAGGGTTTAGAGGGGAGAGACGTGAAAACGGCTAACTGCCTTGTGCCCGTGTCTGCCAGTGTTGGGGTGTTTATTACCAGTGAGCCTTCTGTGAAACTAGACACCCTAATTCAGCAGGCCGATGCCAACATGTACAAAGCAAAAGAGCGGCGTCGCAGAAAGAAATAA
- a CDS encoding urease accessory protein UreF — protein MANITTIMTDLSMLQCARLLQLCSANLPVGGFSFSQGLEQAVERGWVTTSDALENWVAVLLEGSVANADVPLLMQQFRAIDAHDQTLFLDTDDWIAATRESEEILLAEQAMGKALRRLLRNLVNKEDSLAAHWVNQLNAHCFISQFALASHVFGLSLDACLSGYVWTLIDNQVAAGTKLIPLGQTDGQNLLFRLTTKITPCIESAKHVQQDQIGQSMPSLAMASAWHEQQYSRLFRS, from the coding sequence GTGGCGAACATCACCACCATCATGACTGATCTATCAATGCTTCAGTGCGCAAGGTTGCTGCAATTATGCAGTGCGAATTTGCCGGTGGGAGGGTTCTCCTTTTCACAAGGTTTAGAGCAAGCGGTAGAGCGTGGGTGGGTAACGACATCTGATGCACTAGAGAATTGGGTAGCTGTGCTGCTAGAAGGCAGCGTTGCCAATGCCGATGTCCCTTTGTTGATGCAGCAATTTCGCGCAATAGACGCTCACGACCAAACGCTATTTTTAGACACCGACGATTGGATTGCGGCTACCCGAGAAAGTGAAGAAATTTTACTGGCCGAGCAAGCCATGGGAAAAGCGTTACGTAGGTTGTTGCGCAATTTAGTAAACAAAGAAGACAGTCTGGCCGCGCACTGGGTTAATCAGCTAAATGCCCATTGTTTTATTAGTCAATTTGCCTTGGCCTCACATGTTTTTGGCTTATCACTTGATGCCTGTCTAAGTGGTTATGTGTGGACCCTTATTGATAATCAGGTGGCTGCGGGCACAAAACTCATCCCGTTAGGACAAACCGACGGCCAAAATTTACTGTTTCGCTTAACCACAAAAATTACACCATGTATTGAGAGTGCCAAACACGTGCAGCAAGACCAAATTGGACAGTCTATGCCGTCGTTGGCCATGGCAAGTGCATGGCATGAACAACAATATTCAAGATTATTCCGTTCTTAG
- a CDS encoding LysE/ArgO family amino acid transporter: MFAAATSGLIMGGTLIIAVGAQNSFLIEQSLKRQWTALFVLLFIISDAISISLGAMGFGVLLQEYPTLISITKWAGVAFLLWIAYNKIKSSMADDALVLATAHKVLPFKKALLIALAVTWLNPHFYLDTLLLMGNLASQWQQDKWWFVAGAISASVIWFVGVSTLTAKFAHHMQRPRFWRWFNRANAAVLGLVSVQLASL; this comes from the coding sequence ATGTTTGCGGCAGCGACAAGCGGTTTAATCATGGGGGGCACGCTCATTATTGCCGTGGGGGCACAAAACAGTTTTTTGATTGAACAATCATTGAAGCGTCAATGGACAGCACTTTTTGTGCTTTTGTTTATTATTAGCGATGCCATTTCAATTAGTTTGGGTGCCATGGGGTTTGGTGTCTTGCTGCAAGAGTACCCAACACTAATTTCGATTACCAAATGGGCCGGTGTGGCGTTTTTACTGTGGATTGCTTATAACAAAATTAAGTCTTCAATGGCGGACGACGCGTTAGTTTTAGCCACAGCACATAAAGTATTGCCATTCAAAAAAGCGCTGTTAATCGCCTTGGCGGTGACTTGGTTAAACCCCCATTTCTATCTAGACACCTTGTTGCTAATGGGCAACTTAGCCAGTCAATGGCAACAAGATAAATGGTGGTTTGTCGCGGGAGCCATTAGCGCTTCTGTTATTTGGTTCGTCGGTGTCAGTACCCTAACGGCGAAATTTGCTCATCACATGCAGCGCCCTCGCTTTTGGCGTTGGTTCAATCGCGCGAACGCTGCTGTCTTAGGGTTGGTTAGCGTACAATTAGCTAGCCTTTAG
- the ureE gene encoding urease accessory protein UreE gives MLTISERLGHYHGDADDTITLDFDTRQKARIKVTTDKGEPVGIFIARGKPLRVGEHLRSECGKVIKVIGALEAVTTASTDDWHTFSKVCYHLGNRHTRLQVGERWLRFKPDHVLSELVQRYHLSVSDAPAVFDPESGAYQSGEHHHHHD, from the coding sequence ATGTTAACGATTTCAGAAAGGTTGGGTCATTATCATGGTGATGCCGACGATACCATAACCCTAGATTTTGATACGCGGCAAAAAGCGCGAATTAAAGTAACAACCGACAAGGGCGAGCCGGTCGGCATTTTTATAGCGCGAGGGAAGCCCTTACGCGTGGGTGAGCACTTGCGCAGCGAATGCGGCAAAGTGATTAAGGTGATAGGTGCCCTTGAAGCTGTTACCACAGCAAGTACAGACGACTGGCACACCTTTTCAAAAGTGTGCTATCACTTGGGCAACCGCCATACTCGCTTACAAGTTGGTGAACGCTGGTTAAGGTTTAAACCCGATCATGTGCTTAGCGAATTAGTGCAGCGTTACCATCTCAGTGTGAGTGACGCACCTGCGGTATTCGACCCTGAAAGTGGCGCGTATCAAAGTGGCGAACATCACCACCATCATGACTGA
- a CDS encoding M14 family metallopeptidase, with product MKILKTTSTWFALVLGLFVLPAYSAVLMKPNKEAALEYKGELLSGNYNTDITHPDSLLGFPVGSRVATPKQIHSAIMTWAEQSDRLHVVEYARTHEQRPLLAVFISTPTRLAQLDEIKANIDTLSDARNVSDSKANAIINDLPAIAWMAYSIHGNETSGADAALTAIYHLIASEEQTVSDLLDDMVVVIDPMMNPDGRARFAKSLEQYRGTAPNVDDQSLLHRGDWPYGRTNHYFFDLNRDFFYLTQPETVGRVALINQWRPQLMIDGHEMGPQDTYLMGPPRQPLNQNIDPNLQKWAVTFAEDQTSAFDAKGWRYYTGEWFENWYPGYSNYAEYRGTMHILYEQSRMAEDGVRRPEGTIQTYREAVHHQFVSTMANLDTLAKHSKAMYKDYWQGRKNNVASKGKFANRTFVVLANDNKGRTDAFVDRLLAQGIEVYVTQKDMEVDEATTHLGNTLSDTVIPKGSLVIPNRQPDAPLIAAILEFDAGVNDAVLIEERQKTLRDGSSVMYDTTAWNLTMMYGLDSLTVPEHLTKNLEKYRQTPISNATPSAGIAWAVDGADDRSVAFAARLMEQGIHVRFIDKDAKYNNQTLNRGSIVVTVTDNPNHTEVAKHASQMANELGLKLVTIQNGYGKGDLPDWGGEHLPLLTKPQVAIISHGSISSYDAGATWWSIDTNLGIRHSQIDVNALSYTDLRRYNVLVLPSGRVNFSNGQLAALKAWVQNGGTLIAHDRSAAALAKEDGIGTVRTLEGAFDKALDYDIALYREYLAESEAISSSSVMAHTLDTDYRYPWADLPKPQSEEELKRRDNWLKLFMPSGAIVAGRTDQLHWLTVGTNDILPLMYSSQPLLMSDSRSQAVVRAGVYANDKAAKKTDEAKGNNSTGRWFTLPEGKTLNVRMSGLVWPEAQQRIANTAYLTRERVGKGQVILFSGQPNFRGSSRGTNRLLLNAIVYGPGLGSRYNIDL from the coding sequence ATGAAGATTTTAAAAACCACCAGCACATGGTTCGCTCTGGTGCTGGGTTTGTTTGTGCTGCCCGCGTATTCAGCAGTGCTCATGAAACCGAATAAAGAAGCCGCGCTTGAGTACAAGGGTGAATTACTCAGTGGCAATTACAACACGGATATCACCCACCCGGATTCGCTTTTGGGCTTCCCTGTAGGATCTCGGGTTGCCACGCCAAAACAAATTCACAGTGCTATTATGACATGGGCTGAACAGTCTGATAGGTTGCATGTGGTTGAATACGCCCGCACTCACGAGCAGCGCCCGCTGCTTGCAGTATTCATTTCTACCCCCACACGACTTGCTCAGCTTGATGAAATTAAAGCCAATATCGATACTTTATCTGACGCCCGTAACGTATCAGACAGCAAAGCAAACGCTATTATTAATGACCTGCCAGCAATAGCGTGGATGGCATACTCCATTCACGGCAACGAAACGTCCGGTGCCGATGCCGCGTTAACTGCCATTTACCATTTAATTGCCAGTGAAGAGCAGACCGTTAGCGACCTTCTTGACGACATGGTGGTAGTCATTGACCCTATGATGAACCCAGATGGTCGCGCTCGCTTCGCAAAATCCCTAGAGCAGTACCGAGGGACAGCGCCAAATGTAGATGATCAGTCACTGCTGCACAGAGGCGACTGGCCCTATGGTAGAACCAATCATTATTTTTTCGACCTTAACCGTGACTTTTTCTATCTTACTCAGCCTGAAACGGTGGGCCGGGTAGCATTAATTAACCAGTGGCGTCCACAATTGATGATTGATGGTCATGAAATGGGACCACAAGATACGTATTTAATGGGGCCTCCCCGTCAACCGCTTAATCAAAATATCGACCCCAACTTGCAAAAATGGGCGGTGACCTTTGCTGAAGACCAAACTTCGGCCTTCGATGCCAAAGGGTGGCGTTATTACACCGGTGAGTGGTTTGAAAATTGGTACCCTGGCTACTCAAATTATGCCGAGTACCGTGGCACCATGCATATCCTTTACGAACAATCTCGTATGGCTGAAGATGGCGTTCGCCGGCCAGAAGGGACCATTCAAACTTACAGGGAAGCGGTGCATCACCAGTTTGTCTCTACCATGGCCAATTTAGACACCTTAGCCAAACACAGTAAGGCGATGTACAAGGATTACTGGCAAGGACGTAAGAATAATGTGGCCTCTAAAGGTAAGTTTGCCAATCGCACTTTTGTGGTGCTAGCCAATGATAATAAAGGCCGAACCGACGCCTTTGTTGACAGGCTACTTGCACAAGGCATCGAGGTATACGTTACCCAAAAAGATATGGAAGTGGATGAAGCAACTACCCACTTAGGCAATACGTTATCTGATACGGTTATCCCGAAAGGCAGCCTTGTTATACCGAACCGTCAACCAGACGCACCGCTTATTGCTGCCATTTTAGAATTTGATGCCGGTGTAAATGACGCGGTGTTAATAGAAGAAAGACAAAAAACGCTCAGAGACGGCTCGTCTGTGATGTACGACACCACAGCATGGAACCTCACCATGATGTATGGCCTTGATAGCCTCACTGTACCAGAGCACCTCACTAAAAACCTAGAGAAATACCGCCAAACGCCTATTTCTAATGCGACGCCAAGTGCTGGTATTGCCTGGGCTGTAGATGGCGCAGATGACCGTTCGGTTGCCTTTGCCGCGCGCTTAATGGAGCAAGGCATTCACGTTAGGTTTATTGATAAAGATGCTAAGTACAACAATCAAACCTTAAATCGAGGTTCAATTGTGGTGACGGTTACAGACAACCCTAATCACACCGAAGTCGCGAAGCACGCTAGCCAAATGGCCAATGAACTAGGGCTTAAGCTAGTCACCATTCAAAATGGTTACGGTAAAGGCGACCTACCGGATTGGGGTGGTGAACACCTCCCGTTACTCACTAAGCCCCAGGTAGCAATCATTAGCCACGGCAGTATTTCTAGCTACGACGCCGGTGCAACATGGTGGAGTATTGACACGAATTTAGGTATTCGCCATAGTCAGATTGACGTTAACGCACTTAGCTATACCGACCTTCGCCGTTATAATGTGCTTGTTTTACCGTCTGGCCGGGTTAATTTTTCAAACGGTCAGCTTGCTGCCCTAAAAGCGTGGGTACAAAATGGCGGAACACTTATCGCTCACGACCGCTCTGCGGCGGCGCTTGCAAAAGAAGATGGCATTGGCACGGTTCGCACCCTTGAAGGGGCATTCGACAAAGCACTGGACTACGACATTGCCCTTTACCGCGAATATCTAGCCGAGTCTGAAGCCATATCATCATCAAGTGTCATGGCCCACACGCTAGACACAGATTACCGCTACCCATGGGCCGATTTACCCAAACCCCAAAGTGAAGAAGAACTCAAGCGCCGAGATAACTGGCTTAAGCTATTTATGCCAAGTGGCGCAATAGTAGCGGGACGTACCGATCAACTTCATTGGCTTACTGTTGGCACCAATGACATCTTGCCTTTGATGTATTCCAGCCAGCCTTTGCTAATGTCGGACTCTCGTAGTCAGGCCGTGGTTAGAGCAGGCGTGTATGCCAACGACAAAGCGGCGAAAAAAACTGACGAAGCAAAAGGTAACAACAGTACCGGCCGCTGGTTTACCCTTCCAGAAGGTAAAACCCTTAATGTAAGAATGAGCGGTTTAGTGTGGCCTGAAGCACAGCAACGTATTGCCAACACGGCCTATCTGACTCGCGAACGGGTAGGTAAAGGGCAGGTAATTTTGTTTTCAGGGCAGCCCAACTTTAGAGGCTCATCACGAGGCACTAACCGTTTACTGTTAAACGCCATCGTGTATGGTCCTGGCTTGGGTTCTCGTTACAATATCGACCTCTAG
- the ureC gene encoding urease subunit alpha, protein MTKIDRNAYAHMFGPTTGDRVRLADTDIIIEVEKDYTCYGDEVKFGGGKVIRDGMGQGQLSCAETPDLVITNALILDYWGIVKADVAINDGRIQAIGKAGNPDVQNGVTIPIGAGTEIIAGEGQILTAGGIDAHVHFICPQQVDEALMSGVTTMIGGGTGPATGTKATTCTPGPWNIEKMMLSTQDMPMNFGFLGKGNASLPKALEEQIEAGVCGLKLHEDWGTTPASIDNCLTVADRYDVQIAIHTDTLNEAGFMEDTLAAFKGRTIHTYHTEGAGGGHSPDIIRACGEANVLPSSTNPTRPYTVNTVDEHLDMLMVCHHLDPSIPEDVAFADSRIRKESIAAEDILQDLGAISMIASDSQAMGRIGEMICRTWQTAHKMKVQRGPLPQDSDRNDNYRARRYVAKYTINPAISHGIDSEVGSIEVGKLADLVLWKPAFFGIKPSLILKSGFIAAAPMGDPNASIPTPQPVYYRPMFGSLGGAAASLSVTFVSQASMDNNIAEKYGIRRPLVACKNTRNIGKGDMKLNDWQPHIEVDAQTYEVRANGELLTCEPMEVLPLAQRYSLF, encoded by the coding sequence AACCACCGGCGATAGGGTTCGTTTAGCGGACACCGACATTATTATCGAGGTAGAAAAGGACTACACCTGCTATGGCGATGAAGTGAAGTTTGGTGGCGGTAAGGTTATTCGCGATGGCATGGGGCAGGGGCAGCTCAGCTGCGCAGAAACGCCAGATTTAGTCATTACCAATGCGCTCATTTTAGATTACTGGGGCATTGTGAAAGCCGATGTGGCCATTAACGATGGCCGTATTCAAGCCATTGGCAAAGCCGGTAATCCCGACGTACAAAACGGCGTGACTATTCCTATTGGCGCGGGCACAGAGATTATAGCGGGAGAAGGGCAAATACTGACGGCAGGCGGCATTGATGCACACGTGCACTTCATTTGCCCTCAGCAGGTAGATGAAGCCTTAATGTCAGGAGTGACCACCATGATAGGTGGCGGCACAGGCCCGGCTACTGGGACGAAAGCCACCACATGCACACCTGGGCCTTGGAATATTGAAAAAATGATGCTTTCAACTCAGGACATGCCAATGAACTTTGGCTTTTTGGGCAAAGGAAACGCGAGTTTACCGAAAGCATTGGAAGAGCAAATTGAAGCGGGTGTTTGTGGTCTTAAATTGCATGAAGATTGGGGAACCACTCCTGCATCAATAGATAACTGCCTAACCGTAGCCGACCGTTACGATGTGCAAATTGCCATTCACACCGATACATTAAATGAAGCCGGGTTTATGGAAGATACTTTAGCGGCATTTAAAGGCAGAACGATTCATACTTATCACACCGAGGGTGCGGGTGGCGGGCATTCCCCAGATATTATTCGTGCTTGTGGTGAAGCCAATGTGTTGCCGTCATCCACAAATCCAACACGGCCTTACACTGTCAATACCGTTGACGAGCACTTAGACATGCTAATGGTTTGTCACCACCTCGACCCTTCTATTCCTGAAGATGTGGCCTTTGCTGACTCACGAATTCGCAAGGAAAGTATCGCGGCCGAAGATATTCTACAAGACCTAGGCGCAATCAGCATGATTGCCTCTGACAGTCAGGCCATGGGACGCATAGGTGAAATGATTTGTCGAACATGGCAAACCGCCCACAAAATGAAAGTGCAGCGGGGGCCGCTACCACAAGACTCTGACAGGAATGACAATTATCGTGCGCGTCGTTACGTGGCCAAATACACCATCAACCCGGCTATAAGCCATGGTATCGACAGCGAAGTGGGTTCTATTGAAGTAGGTAAACTGGCCGACCTTGTGCTGTGGAAGCCCGCCTTCTTTGGGATTAAGCCCAGTTTGATCTTGAAGTCAGGTTTTATTGCAGCCGCACCTATGGGCGATCCCAACGCCTCTATTCCTACACCACAACCCGTCTATTATCGACCCATGTTCGGTAGTCTTGGCGGTGCCGCAGCCTCACTGTCTGTGACCTTTGTGTCACAGGCATCAATGGATAATAACATTGCAGAAAAATACGGGATACGCCGGCCACTTGTGGCATGTAAAAACACAAGGAATATTGGTAAAGGAGATATGAAACTCAACGATTGGCAGCCACACATTGAGGTGGATGCGCAAACCTATGAAGTACGCGCAAATGGTGAATTACTTACCTGTGAACCTATGGAAGTATTGCCCTTAGCACAGCGCTATAGTTTGTTTTAA
- a CDS encoding DUF1499 domain-containing protein — MKALIALTSVVSFLMVTLPGPLYQYAGVNLGTAFTLIRSGVYVGGAALILIILQVLLKRKSVNWGSTTLFAILALVAVAMPLSMASKASTVPPIHDITTHVTNPPEFVAIAPLRKDAPNPITYEGGEVTRQQLDAYPEIKTQRLPQPINEVYMAAEKAIESLGWERVSAGEQPDTLEATDTTTWFGFKDDVVIRLTAQGDDTLVDMRSKSRVGRSDLGKNAERINQFFAELRVQLGYR; from the coding sequence GTGAAAGCACTGATTGCTCTTACCAGCGTGGTAAGTTTTTTAATGGTTACACTGCCCGGACCACTCTACCAGTATGCTGGAGTAAACCTAGGCACTGCCTTTACCCTTATTCGCTCTGGCGTATACGTTGGCGGCGCAGCACTAATTTTAATTATTTTGCAGGTGTTGCTTAAACGCAAGAGCGTAAATTGGGGTAGTACCACACTCTTTGCCATTCTCGCGCTGGTGGCGGTTGCTATGCCCTTAAGCATGGCCAGTAAAGCTAGCACAGTGCCACCTATTCACGACATTACTACCCATGTTACCAACCCGCCTGAATTTGTCGCTATTGCCCCTTTGCGCAAAGACGCGCCAAACCCTATCACCTATGAGGGCGGTGAAGTCACCAGACAACAATTAGATGCCTACCCAGAGATAAAAACCCAGCGCCTCCCCCAGCCCATTAATGAAGTCTATATGGCGGCAGAAAAAGCCATAGAGAGCTTAGGCTGGGAAAGAGTTAGCGCAGGCGAGCAACCAGATACGCTTGAAGCCACCGACACCACCACATGGTTTGGCTTTAAAGACGATGTGGTTATTCGGCTAACAGCGCAGGGTGATGACACCTTAGTGGACATGCGCAGTAAGTCGCGAGTAGGCCGTAGCGATTTGGGCAAAAACGCAGAGCGTATTAATCAGTTCTTCGCAGAGTTACGGGTTCAACTAGGCTATCGGTAA
- a CDS encoding DNA-J related domain-containing protein, translated as MNTSLVTLLEDSLLLLKPTLTLGISEFDLIALLKRPPYSLFDEDALRDPLMLFQTHFLVFHALYKLQIKWRESGEGRLDIHTTKILLRGDIQPQNIPPQNKDATQAQTHLAGLDPLASYYLNLDNLKGTSEADVAALLDDFWRQMAGQKLGVPNTKDRDKACDVLKLDKQDILTLNSLKAHYRKALLKVHPDRGGNVEEAQQVIQAYRVLLSSLKRV; from the coding sequence ATGAATACGTCACTCGTTACCTTACTTGAAGATAGTTTACTTTTACTAAAGCCTACGCTTACGTTAGGTATCAGTGAGTTTGATCTTATTGCGCTGTTAAAGCGCCCGCCTTATTCGTTGTTTGATGAAGATGCGTTACGTGACCCATTAATGTTGTTTCAAACTCACTTTTTGGTTTTCCACGCGCTTTACAAACTGCAAATAAAGTGGCGAGAAAGCGGTGAAGGACGACTCGATATCCATACTACTAAGATTCTCTTACGGGGTGATATCCAGCCACAGAATATCCCGCCACAAAATAAAGACGCCACACAAGCGCAAACCCACTTAGCGGGTTTAGATCCGTTGGCGAGTTATTATTTGAATTTAGACAATTTAAAAGGCACTAGCGAAGCAGACGTCGCCGCTTTATTAGATGATTTTTGGCGTCAAATGGCGGGGCAAAAACTAGGGGTGCCGAATACCAAAGACAGAGATAAGGCGTGCGATGTACTTAAGCTAGATAAGCAGGATATACTCACGTTGAATAGCCTTAAAGCGCACTATCGCAAAGCCTTGTTAAAGGTTCACCCAGATCGGGGTGGCAATGTTGAAGAGGCACAGCAAGTCATTCAGGCTTACCGCGTATTACTGAGTTCGTTAAAACGGGTTTAG
- a CDS encoding ArgP/LysG family DNA-binding transcriptional regulator produces MLDYDALYALNEVVRYGGFDRGAQALSLTQSAVSQKIKRLEQNVGGPVIVRTKPLKPTPLGRELLAHFQKVSVLEEALNIESGLQESASPITVAVNNDVLATWFSLVLAKFSETRRNPVHVYNADQTQTREKLQQGGVMACISQTGTPVTGGQSIRLGTMYYQLYASPAFIARYISGSPSPEKVMKSPGLLYDEYDVTLLSDYQQTCFNLAPSFSSCHWYPSSHGFVKMAVDGVAWALLPTLQVVDEVKKGELVSLFPQQALGLPLFWHWTSIDSGALSDLTRAVKLIAKQQLKDVV; encoded by the coding sequence ATGTTAGATTACGATGCACTTTACGCATTAAATGAAGTGGTACGCTACGGCGGCTTCGACCGCGGCGCGCAAGCTTTGAGTCTTACCCAATCTGCTGTATCGCAAAAAATAAAGCGGCTAGAGCAAAACGTGGGTGGGCCTGTGATTGTAAGAACGAAACCGCTTAAGCCCACCCCGTTAGGCCGGGAATTATTGGCGCATTTTCAAAAAGTCAGTGTATTAGAAGAAGCGCTAAATATTGAAAGCGGTTTGCAAGAAAGCGCTTCACCCATCACGGTGGCCGTGAACAATGACGTGCTTGCGACCTGGTTTTCGTTGGTGCTGGCTAAATTCAGTGAAACCCGGCGCAATCCGGTTCATGTTTATAATGCCGATCAAACACAGACTCGCGAAAAATTGCAGCAAGGTGGAGTCATGGCATGTATAAGCCAAACCGGTACGCCGGTGACGGGCGGGCAATCTATTCGCCTAGGCACTATGTATTATCAACTTTATGCTTCACCGGCGTTTATCGCACGCTATATCTCGGGTTCCCCCAGCCCAGAAAAGGTAATGAAAAGCCCCGGTCTACTCTACGACGAGTACGACGTCACCTTACTCAGCGATTATCAACAAACCTGTTTCAATCTAGCGCCTAGCTTCTCTTCATGTCATTGGTATCCGTCCTCCCACGGTTTTGTAAAAATGGCCGTAGATGGTGTTGCCTGGGCGTTATTACCAACACTGCAAGTTGTGGATGAGGTAAAAAAAGGAGAGCTTGTGTCTTTGTTTCCACAACAGGCCTTAGGGCTGCCATTGTTTTGGCACTGGACATCCATAGATTCAGGCGCATTAAGTGACCTAACTCGCGCGGTAAAACTGATTGCAAAACAACAATTGAAAGACGTGGTATAG